A window of Dehalogenimonas sp. WBC-2 genomic DNA:
AATATCAACCGAAGAACTGTATTTTGTACTTAAAAAACAACATCCCCAGATCTTTCAATCTATTATATTTAAACCAGGAGGATCACTTGCCTAAAAACATAAAAATCGCCGAGGTCATTGAGACCTCCAGCACCGGCTTCACCGCCCAGTGCTATGACCTGAACGCCGCCCCGCCGCTGGGCGCACTGGTCAAAACGTCCGTCGACGGCACAACCCTCTATGCCGTTGTCGCCCATGTTTCCACCTCGTCGCTGGAACCGGGCCGCAAACCGGTCGCCCGGGGCAGGGATGAGGAAACCGAGGACGCTATTTTCAAAGCCAACCCTCAGCTTGAAAAACTGATGCGCTGTGAGGTTCAGGCGGTCATCGTCGGCCATCTGATTGATGGCGATATACGCTACTATCTGTCTCCCCGCCCCGCCCGCCTCCACGGCTTTGTTTACAACTGCGGCGATGAGGAAGTCATCTCCTTCGGCCGGAAGATGGGTTTCGTTACCCTGTTGCTCTCGGCTCAAGGTGCCGTTTGCCCTGAGGAGATCACCGCCGCCGCCATCCGCCGCATGAGCGCTTCCTATCAAGGCGAGGAACGGCGGCAATTCCTGGTAGGGGCGGGCAAGGCGCTGGCGCAACTATTGTCTGCCGATTACAATCGCCTGAAAACTATTCTGGAAAGGCTTTCGGCATGAACATGGAACATAAACTGGGTATCGTCACCGCCGGTTCGCTTAATAAAGGCATAGAAGTCAAGCTCGACGGCGCGGCCTCAATAGAAGACATGGCCGTCGGCCGCTACGTCACCATCGAAGGCCGCAAACGCAAGTTCTTCGGCATGATCACCGATGTTTCCCTCGGCGTCACCGACCTCAACCTGACCGTTTCGCCGCCGTCCGGCGATGATTTCATCTCTGAAGTCCTTTCCGGCACCTCGGCCTACGGCTCGCTGCATGTCGCCCCGTATCTCACCATCGGCGGCGGCGAGGCCGTCACTGAAGGCCCGCAGCCGGTGAAGACCATCCCCAGTCATTTTTCAACGGTCATGGAAGCCTCGGAAAACGATATCGAAACCGTCTTCGGTAAAGAAGACAAGGACAAGTTCTGGATCGGCAACCCGCTGGATATGGAGGTCAAACTGTGCCTCAATCTGCCGGAATTCGCCAAGCGCAGTAACGGCATCTTCGGCAAGAGCGGCACCGGCAAGACCTTCCTCACCCGGATGCTACTCATCGGCCTGCTGCAGAAGTCTGCCGCCGTGAATCTTGTTTTTGATATGCATTCGGAATACGGCTGGGCTGGCACATCTGAGAAAAAGCGCCAGGTTAAGGCCTTGAAGCAGCTTTTCCCGTCGCAGGTGGCGGTGTTCACCCTTGACGAGGAAAATTCCAAACGCCGCGGCGTCTCCACCGATTACGTCGTCAAGATCGGTTTTGAAGAGATCGAACCGGAAGATATTTCACTCCTGCGCCAGACCCTGAACCTGACCGATGCCGCCGTAGAGGCCGTTTATCAATTGCGCCGTCACTTCGGGCGGGGCTGGTTTGTAGAGTCAATGAAGATAGACGACGCCGATACTTTGGCCGCCCTCTCCATCCATGAAAGCACTTTCCAGAATCTAAAACGCGGTATGAACACCATCCAGCGTCTGCCTTTCATCGCCGCCAACGCCCCGGGAGAAGTCGTCGACCGCATCCTGGGTTATCTGGAAGCGGGTAAACACGTGGTGCTTGAATTCGGCCGCTATACCGACATCACCGCCTACATCCTTGTTGCCAATATGCTCACCCGCCGTATCTACGCCACCTACCGCGACCGGACTGAAAAAGCCATCGCTTCCGATACCGGCTATCCCAAGCCCCTGGTCATCACCATCGAGGAAGCCCACAAGTTCCTGAATCCCGGCGTCGCTTCGCAGACCATCTTCGGCACTATCGCCCGGGAGATGCGCAAATACTCCGTCACCCTGCTTATCATCGATCAGCGGCCTTCTGGCATTGACGAGGAGATCATGTCTCAGCTGGGCACCAAGATCACCTGCCTGCTAGATTCCGAACGTGACATAGATGCCGTCCTGTCCGGCGTCTCCGGCAAGAACGAGCTTAAGAATGTCCTGGCCAAGCTGGCAGCCCGGCAGCAAGCTCTCATCTTCGGCCACGCCGTGCCTATGCCCGTCGCCTTCGTGCCGCGGGAATACGGTCAGAATTATGCCGATTGGGGAACCTCCCCAAAGGCCGAAAAGGAAACTGAAGACCTGTGGGCTTAAGACGGCAGTAGCTGGTTGGTATTTAACTCGTTAGGTGTCAATAAAATAAATTGTCTGGCACTAATCCTTAAGTACTAATAACCTTGACAGTAAAACCGTTGCCATTGTAATATCAAACATCATTCTCTTGAAAGGGGAGCCAGTATGTTCAAAAAGGCACTAGGCCTAAAAATCATGGTGGTAGCGATCCTCGCAGTAGGGATGTTGATTCCAGCTGCGGGTTGCTCCAAGGACACAATTAAGCTCGGCGTAGTTATGGACCTGTCGGGTTCATTATCTGGCATTGGTAGCGCCATCCGCGATGGCATTGTACTCGCCGTTGAACAGA
This region includes:
- a CDS encoding hypothetical protein (Sll1318 domain protein), whose protein sequence is MPKNIKIAEVIETSSTGFTAQCYDLNAAPPLGALVKTSVDGTTLYAVVAHVSTSSLEPGRKPVARGRDEETEDAIFKANPQLEKLMRCEVQAVIVGHLIDGDIRYYLSPRPARLHGFVYNCGDEEVISFGRKMGFVTLLLSAQGAVCPEEITAAAIRRMSASYQGEERRQFLVGAGKALAQLLSADYNRLKTILERLSA
- a CDS encoding DNA helicase (bipolar) — protein: MNMEHKLGIVTAGSLNKGIEVKLDGAASIEDMAVGRYVTIEGRKRKFFGMITDVSLGVTDLNLTVSPPSGDDFISEVLSGTSAYGSLHVAPYLTIGGGEAVTEGPQPVKTIPSHFSTVMEASENDIETVFGKEDKDKFWIGNPLDMEVKLCLNLPEFAKRSNGIFGKSGTGKTFLTRMLLIGLLQKSAAVNLVFDMHSEYGWAGTSEKKRQVKALKQLFPSQVAVFTLDEENSKRRGVSTDYVVKIGFEEIEPEDISLLRQTLNLTDAAVEAVYQLRRHFGRGWFVESMKIDDADTLAALSIHESTFQNLKRGMNTIQRLPFIAANAPGEVVDRILGYLEAGKHVVLEFGRYTDITAYILVANMLTRRIYATYRDRTEKAIASDTGYPKPLVITIEEAHKFLNPGVASQTIFGTIAREMRKYSVTLLIIDQRPSGIDEEIMSQLGTKITCLLDSERDIDAVLSGVSGKNELKNVLAKLAARQQALIFGHAVPMPVAFVPREYGQNYADWGTSPKAEKETEDLWA